Part of the Natronobacterium gregoryi SP2 genome, GTCGCGACGACGATCGTCCGTGCACACTCGTCTCCGAGGACATCCAGTTGAGCCGCGGAGTCAGGAGTCGACTCCGATCGCGTGTTACTCGCTTGTGTTGACATCGTCGTGATGGGTCTCGTCCACTCGATTCATTCGCTCGCTCTCGATCTGGAGAGGGGCCAATACGGGGGTCTCGCAGTCGTCTGTGACTGCCGTCGCACATATCACCATTACTCTCTAGCGATACGAGCGGTAAGCGCTCCGGGTATTTTATAACGAACCGTCTTATGATGGGTAAGACAATCGTTCGGTCTCGAAATATTTTGTTTCCACTCGGAAACCAGCTGTTTCTGCTCGCTCAATACTCGACGAATCCGCTATACAGCCGTCGAATACGGCTCAATTCGTCTGAATCCACGTTGGGACCACAGTGTCCGCAAGAGCCACGATCGACCCACAGTAGTCCACTGCCCTCCAATTCCCGTTCTCAAACACCGAATTTCCCGGTTCCAGCCATCTCTCTCGCCTCTGAACGGTCTTGGCCCTTTATTCACATCTGCGCCCCTCGGTCGAGTGTGCCCGGCGCACGCGTCGTCGACGGCACCGGCGACTGCCGCTGACACGGCAGCCACGACACGCCGCGACCGTCACCCCCAATCGTTCGACTCTCACGCCACCACAATCATGAACTCGAGACAACAGAACTGGCGGCCGATGGAATCGTCGACAGCAGGCGCTCGCTGTCGAAACTGCGGCACCCACGTTACCCAGCAGTTCGCACGCGTCTTCGGAGACAACGGAGACGTCGTTCACGGCTGTCCCGGTTGTACGACGTACCGGGAGATGCAGTCGGGCGGCCACCTCCCACAGACCGAGTCAGAGTGACCGACCACCTGCCGCGGTTCGGAGTCGTCCGTACTGCCAGACGAAATTTTCAATTAGTTATTGTTGGAAGTAATACCGGAGGTTAAAGTCAATGGTTCACAAATAGGTGGACGTGCACGATGGCCGATGATGGACTGTCCGTAGACGACGCTTCACTGTTCTTTTCCTGATCAATGTCCGTTCAGACGAATCGAACCGGTTCGCTGGCGGAAAGCGAGGTATTTCACATCCTCGGCAACGACAGACGACGTGCAATCGTCCAGCTGCTCGCCGAGAAGTCCGGACAGGTCGGCGTCTCCGACGTCGCAACCGAAATCGCAGCCACCGAGTCCGACGTGGATACGGATTCGGGCTCGGTCCCGAACAACCTCTACAAGAGTGTCTACGTCTCGCTCCAACAGACACATCTCCCACAACTCGAGGAAGACGACGTGATCGAGTACGACTCCGATACGAAGACCATCCACCCCGGACAGAACTTCGAGGACGTTCTCACGTACGTCGACGGCCACGACGACGACCCCTCGAACGTCCTGCAGTTTCATTTCGCTGCTGCCGTGGTCGGTCTGGCCGTGATCGCACTGACTGGGTTCGACATCCCACTCGTCGCAACAGTAGATCCAGTCCTGTGGAGCGTCGCCGTACTGCTCGTCATCGGCGCAAGTAGCCTCTACTGCATCCTCGAGTAACAGGATACCCGTCGCGTACTGCTCGAGACCAACCCGTCCAGGCAGTTCCCGATCGCGCCCTACAGTCTCGACGCGGACAACCCTCGACAAAAAGAACGAGAACGGTTAAACGCCGATCGCTCCGATCGTAGCAGCGTTTTGCTCGTCGTCAAGTTCGTCCTCAAGGTCGTCGAGACCGACGTCGACGCCCTCGACGTAGAGGAAGATCTCCGCCTGCTCGATCAGTACCTGCAAGCGATCGTCGTCGACCTCGTCGTTC contains:
- a CDS encoding DUF7344 domain-containing protein, translating into MSVQTNRTGSLAESEVFHILGNDRRRAIVQLLAEKSGQVGVSDVATEIAATESDVDTDSGSVPNNLYKSVYVSLQQTHLPQLEEDDVIEYDSDTKTIHPGQNFEDVLTYVDGHDDDPSNVLQFHFAAAVVGLAVIALTGFDIPLVATVDPVLWSVAVLLVIGASSLYCILE
- a CDS encoding DUF7563 family protein — protein: MESSTAGARCRNCGTHVTQQFARVFGDNGDVVHGCPGCTTYREMQSGGHLPQTESE